The genomic segment CGCGCCCCACCCCTCAACCCACCCCCACCCCCACGCCCTCTGCCACCCTACCAGTACCCACGTCACGATCGCTGGTGGTGATTGATCCAGGGCATGGCGGTCGTGATCCAGGAGCTGTAGGCATTGACGGACTACGGGAAAAAGATGTGGTGCTGCCCATTTCGCTGCAAGTTGCCAGCCTTTTAGAGCAGCAGGGTGTGCAAACCCAAATGACCCGCAGCGACGATCGCGAACTAGACTTAGCCCCCCGCGTCGCTAGCGCCGAGCGGGCCAATGCCGATCTTTTTGTCAGTATTCATGCCAATGCCTTGAGCATGAGTCGCCCTGATGTCAACGGCATCGAGACCTTCTACTACTCCAGTGGGCGATCGCTAGCCCAATCGATTCAGTCCAACCTCATTTCCACCACGGGAATGCGCGATCGCGGCGTTAAGCAAGCGCGGTTCTATGTGCTTACCCAAACCACCATGCCATCGGTTTTGGTGGAAGTGGGGTTTGTCACCGGTTCTGAAGATGCATCTCGTCTCCGGGATAGTGCTTTTCAAACCCAAATTGCTGAGGCGATCGCTCGGGGAATTTTAGAGCAGCTTTAGGAGGCTACCAGTATGCTGAAGCGATCGTTCCCTAGCCCCTTTGGGGCGGCTACGCCAACGACTGCGCTCAGGGAACGATCGCTCTGGGATGGGCCCAGGATCAGGGTTTTTGCTCCATTCTGCCCAAGGCGATCGCCCTGGGAGACCGTTCACCGCTAAGATGAAAAGAGATTCTGGTGGGTTGATCGACCTGCTTCAGGGCGCTGCGTGAGCTTCATCTTCGTAGGCGATCACCAGGCAAGAGTCTGTCAACCCAGTCCCGATGAACACCCTGTCTAGATGTCAGCCCTATGCTACTGAAATCCACGACTCGCCATATCCGTATTTTTAGCGCCATGGTTGATGGCAAAGACCTCAATCCTAGTGCCGATACATTAACCCTGGATATTGATCCCGATAACGAACTGAACTGGACAGATGCCGCGATCCAAGCCGTTCAGCAAAAGTTTCAGGCATTGGTAGACGCCAGCGAAGGTCAAGATTTAACCGACTACAACCTGCGGCGCATTGGTTCAGATCTAGAACATTTTGTGCGATCGCTTCTCCAAGCCGGCGATATTTCCTACAACCTGCAAAGCCGCGCCCGGAACTATAGCCTTGGGCTCCCCCAAGTGGTGGACAAAGCAACTAGCTAACGCCGCAACTACACCTTATGAATCGCCGTCGCTACCCCCTGTGCGAGATGTATCTCATCGATCATCGTTGAACATAGGGATAGGGTGGCCGCTGCAACGCTACCGGACTAAGAGGATAGACGGCGCTGATAAAACAGGGGCACCATTTGCACGATTGACCCTAGGAGCGCTGTGCCAACCACATACCAAGCCCCTACCTGGTTCCATCCAAAGGGGAGCTGGGTGAGAACAGACAGCCCTAAGGCAGCGATGCCTAGGGTGACAAAAGAGCTAAGGACTTGATTAATCGTAAGAGCCTCGGCAAGCTTTTGACTGGTCACTTCACCTATTTGCGGGATTGTCCATGCACCTAACTCCTCCGGCAGGGAAGCTGGGATAGGCTGACTTTGCCAAGCCTCTAGATCGCGCTGAAATTGGCGGACGGCTGAGGGGATCTGTCGCAGCGATCGCACATCTGTGGGCACGAGGGTGAATACTCCTGCCTGCTCTCCATCTTGCCAATAGAGACCTACCGTGGGCGATCGCCACCAGCCCTGGATACCTGGACGGCGCTGAATTTGGGTGATCTGGTCGGCTTGTAGGCAAAAGCGGGTTTGCTCTCCGGCATAGTAGAGGCGATCGCCCACCCACCAGACAAAGCCCAAATCCCAGTTGTAGAATCCCTCATAGATGCGCGGATTTGCGCCGGGAGATAGGCCCACAAAGCGCCCACCCCAGGCATCGATCGGTAATCCTTGG from the Candidatus Obscuribacterales bacterium genome contains:
- a CDS encoding N-acetylmuramoyl-L-alanine amidase, whose protein sequence is RPTPQPTPTPTPSATLPVPTSRSLVVIDPGHGGRDPGAVGIDGLREKDVVLPISLQVASLLEQQGVQTQMTRSDDRELDLAPRVASAERANADLFVSIHANALSMSRPDVNGIETFYYSSGRSLAQSIQSNLISTTGMRDRGVKQARFYVLTQTTMPSVLVEVGFVTGSEDASRLRDSAFQTQIAEAIARGILEQL
- a CDS encoding NAD(P)H-quinone oxidoreductase subunit M translates to MLLKSTTRHIRIFSAMVDGKDLNPSADTLTLDIDPDNELNWTDAAIQAVQQKFQALVDASEGQDLTDYNLRRIGSDLEHFVRSLLQAGDISYNLQSRARNYSLGLPQVVDKATS